One segment of Ricinus communis isolate WT05 ecotype wild-type chromosome 8, ASM1957865v1, whole genome shotgun sequence DNA contains the following:
- the LOC125370868 gene encoding protein CASPARIAN STRIP INTEGRITY FACTOR 2-like, producing the protein MGLMLLIKKFSLLFLLISVPFFSTSFAGRSKFVDKLADPADANYEELSSNPSHNDEATIIQERLLRANTKDYGHYDPAPALVRPPFKLIPN; encoded by the exons ATGGGTCTTATGCTTCTAATCAAGAAGTTCAGTCTTCTTTTCCTCCTTATTTCAGTACCATTCTTTTCAACTTCTTTTGCAG GTCGATCCAAGTTTGTTGATAAGTTGGCTGACCCAGCAGATGCAAATTATGAG GAATTATCAAGCAATCCTTCTCACAATGATGAAGCAACAATCATTCAAGAAAGGCTTCTAAGAGCTAACACAAAAGACTATGGACACTATGATCCTGCACCAGCTCTTGTTAGGCCTCCTTTCAAGCTCATACCAAACTGA